One genomic region from Bombyx mori chromosome 6, ASM3026992v2 encodes:
- the LOC101741199 gene encoding glucose transporter type 1 isoform X2 codes for MEIQPTSSLLRQGGPLSRPAKMSSGGTTGALLYAVSAAVLGMLQFGFNTGVINAPRKFIENFVRDNYEAKPSLIFSVIVSIFAVGGMIGCPLASWMLDTQGRKKALLYNAAFGIIGAAFMGFSKLATSVEMLIIGRFLIGINCGFATTASPTYVSEIAPVRMRGAFGTVNQLAVGFGMTCGQILGIDVILGSDEGWPLLLGLAVVPAAIQLIMLPFAPESPRYLLLCAHDEEKARVALTKIRGSSDVENEINDMHLEDQAAREEQKFSVKDLFTTPALRIPLVIGIVMHLSQQLGGINAVLYYSSTIFVKAGLSEEDARLAVIGVGSILFVMALVSIPLMDRLGRRTLQLCGLGGMTAFSILMTIAFFTYENNTTMSIFAVIFTFLYVAFFGVGPSSIPWMILSELFGQGARSAAVSVGALVNWFANFVVGLTFIPMSEALGNYVFIPYTILLIIFFVFTYLKLPETKNRTIEEVTALFKK; via the coding sequence GTCCCTTGTCTCGTCCTGCAAAGATGTCGAGCGGTGGTACAACGGGGGCACTGCTGTACGCGGTGAGCGCGGCCGTCTTGGGAATGCTACAATTCGGCTTTAACACCGGCGTCATTAACGCCCCGAGAAAATTCATAGAGAACTTCGTACGTGATAATTACGAAGCGAAGCCGTCGCTCATTTTTAGTGTTATCGTCAGCATATTCGCCGTAGGAGGCATGATTGGATGTCCACTTGCCAGTTGGATGCTCGATACTCAGGGACGAAAGAAAGCCTTGCTCTATAACGCAGCATTCGGTATTATTGGAGCAGCTTTTATGGGTTTCAGTAAATTGGCGACTTCAGTTGAAATGCTCATCATTGGTAGATTCCTGATTGGAATCAACTGTGGCTTCGCAACGACGGCCTCGCCTACATACGTCTCCGAGATAGCACCGGTAAGAATGCGCGGCGCTTTCGGCACCGTAAACCAATTAGCTGTAGGATTCGGCATGACCTGTGGCCAGATTTTGGGTATTGATGTGATTTTGGGTAGCGACGAAGGCTGGCCGCTGTTGCTCGGATTAGCGGTCGTTCCGGCTGCCATTCAATTAATTATGCTACCGTTCGCGCCCGAATCACCAAGGTATTTGTTGCTATGCGCCCACGACGAAGAGAAAGCGAGAGTGGCCTTGACTAAAATTCGAGGCAGCAGCGATGTAGAAAACGAAATTAACGATATGCACCTTGAAGATCAAGCGGCCAGAGAAGAGCAGAAGTTCTCCGTGAAGGATTTGTTCACGACCCCAGCCCTAAGGATACCCCTCGTGATTGGTATCGTGATGCATTTATCCCAACAGTTGGGCGGAATCAACGCGGTATTGTACTATTCCTCCACGATATTTGTAAAAGCCGGTTTGTCTGAAGAAGACGCCCGGTTAGCTGTGATCGGTGTGGGCAGCATTCTTTTCGTGATGGCCCTCGTGTCGATTCCTCTGATGGACCGACTCGGCCGACGGACTCTGCAGCTGTGCGGTCTCGGCGGCATGACCGCATTCTCTATACTGATGACGATCGCGTTCTTCACGTACGAGAACAACACGACGATGAGTATATTCGCCGTGATATTCACATTCTTGTACGTCGCGTTCTTCGGTGTCGGACCTAGTTCGATCCCGTGGATGATCCTGTCGGAGTTGTTTGGTCAGGGAGCCAGGAGCGCGGCCGTCAGCGTCGGCGCTCTCGTTAACTGGTTCGCGAACTTCGTCGTGGGTCTAACGTTCATTCCTATGTCGGAAGCATTGGGGAACTACGTTTTCATACCGTACACGATCCTACTGATTATATTCTTCGTGTTCACGTATTTGAAGCTGCCCGAGACTAAGAACAGAACGATCGAGGAGGTGACGGCTCTCTTCAAGAAGTAG
- the LOC101741199 gene encoding glucose transporter type 1 isoform X3 yields the protein MSSGGTTGALLYAVSAAVLGMLQFGFNTGVINAPRKFIENFVRDNYEAKPSLIFSVIVSIFAVGGMIGCPLASWMLDTQGRKKALLYNAAFGIIGAAFMGFSKLATSVEMLIIGRFLIGINCGFATTASPTYVSEIAPVRMRGAFGTVNQLAVGFGMTCGQILGIDVILGSDEGWPLLLGLAVVPAAIQLIMLPFAPESPRYLLLCAHDEEKARVALTKIRGSSDVENEINDMHLEDQAAREEQKFSVKDLFTTPALRIPLVIGIVMHLSQQLGGINAVLYYSSTIFVKAGLSEEDARLAVIGVGSILFVMALVSIPLMDRLGRRTLQLCGLGGMTAFSILMTIAFFTYENNTTMSIFAVIFTFLYVAFFGVGPSSIPWMILSELFGQGARSAAVSVGALVNWFANFVVGLTFIPMSEALGNYVFIPYTILLIIFFVFTYLKLPETKNRTIEEVTALFKK from the coding sequence ATGTCGAGCGGTGGTACAACGGGGGCACTGCTGTACGCGGTGAGCGCGGCCGTCTTGGGAATGCTACAATTCGGCTTTAACACCGGCGTCATTAACGCCCCGAGAAAATTCATAGAGAACTTCGTACGTGATAATTACGAAGCGAAGCCGTCGCTCATTTTTAGTGTTATCGTCAGCATATTCGCCGTAGGAGGCATGATTGGATGTCCACTTGCCAGTTGGATGCTCGATACTCAGGGACGAAAGAAAGCCTTGCTCTATAACGCAGCATTCGGTATTATTGGAGCAGCTTTTATGGGTTTCAGTAAATTGGCGACTTCAGTTGAAATGCTCATCATTGGTAGATTCCTGATTGGAATCAACTGTGGCTTCGCAACGACGGCCTCGCCTACATACGTCTCCGAGATAGCACCGGTAAGAATGCGCGGCGCTTTCGGCACCGTAAACCAATTAGCTGTAGGATTCGGCATGACCTGTGGCCAGATTTTGGGTATTGATGTGATTTTGGGTAGCGACGAAGGCTGGCCGCTGTTGCTCGGATTAGCGGTCGTTCCGGCTGCCATTCAATTAATTATGCTACCGTTCGCGCCCGAATCACCAAGGTATTTGTTGCTATGCGCCCACGACGAAGAGAAAGCGAGAGTGGCCTTGACTAAAATTCGAGGCAGCAGCGATGTAGAAAACGAAATTAACGATATGCACCTTGAAGATCAAGCGGCCAGAGAAGAGCAGAAGTTCTCCGTGAAGGATTTGTTCACGACCCCAGCCCTAAGGATACCCCTCGTGATTGGTATCGTGATGCATTTATCCCAACAGTTGGGCGGAATCAACGCGGTATTGTACTATTCCTCCACGATATTTGTAAAAGCCGGTTTGTCTGAAGAAGACGCCCGGTTAGCTGTGATCGGTGTGGGCAGCATTCTTTTCGTGATGGCCCTCGTGTCGATTCCTCTGATGGACCGACTCGGCCGACGGACTCTGCAGCTGTGCGGTCTCGGCGGCATGACCGCATTCTCTATACTGATGACGATCGCGTTCTTCACGTACGAGAACAACACGACGATGAGTATATTCGCCGTGATATTCACATTCTTGTACGTCGCGTTCTTCGGTGTCGGACCTAGTTCGATCCCGTGGATGATCCTGTCGGAGTTGTTTGGTCAGGGAGCCAGGAGCGCGGCCGTCAGCGTCGGCGCTCTCGTTAACTGGTTCGCGAACTTCGTCGTGGGTCTAACGTTCATTCCTATGTCGGAAGCATTGGGGAACTACGTTTTCATACCGTACACGATCCTACTGATTATATTCTTCGTGTTCACGTATTTGAAGCTGCCCGAGACTAAGAACAGAACGATCGAGGAGGTGACGGCTCTCTTCAAGAAGTAG
- the LOC101741199 gene encoding glucose transporter type 1 isoform X1 yields the protein MVPHSERRKSAFAGTRSGERTGFHPQEDSEDTSGPLSRPAKMSSGGTTGALLYAVSAAVLGMLQFGFNTGVINAPRKFIENFVRDNYEAKPSLIFSVIVSIFAVGGMIGCPLASWMLDTQGRKKALLYNAAFGIIGAAFMGFSKLATSVEMLIIGRFLIGINCGFATTASPTYVSEIAPVRMRGAFGTVNQLAVGFGMTCGQILGIDVILGSDEGWPLLLGLAVVPAAIQLIMLPFAPESPRYLLLCAHDEEKARVALTKIRGSSDVENEINDMHLEDQAAREEQKFSVKDLFTTPALRIPLVIGIVMHLSQQLGGINAVLYYSSTIFVKAGLSEEDARLAVIGVGSILFVMALVSIPLMDRLGRRTLQLCGLGGMTAFSILMTIAFFTYENNTTMSIFAVIFTFLYVAFFGVGPSSIPWMILSELFGQGARSAAVSVGALVNWFANFVVGLTFIPMSEALGNYVFIPYTILLIIFFVFTYLKLPETKNRTIEEVTALFKK from the coding sequence GTCCCTTGTCTCGTCCTGCAAAGATGTCGAGCGGTGGTACAACGGGGGCACTGCTGTACGCGGTGAGCGCGGCCGTCTTGGGAATGCTACAATTCGGCTTTAACACCGGCGTCATTAACGCCCCGAGAAAATTCATAGAGAACTTCGTACGTGATAATTACGAAGCGAAGCCGTCGCTCATTTTTAGTGTTATCGTCAGCATATTCGCCGTAGGAGGCATGATTGGATGTCCACTTGCCAGTTGGATGCTCGATACTCAGGGACGAAAGAAAGCCTTGCTCTATAACGCAGCATTCGGTATTATTGGAGCAGCTTTTATGGGTTTCAGTAAATTGGCGACTTCAGTTGAAATGCTCATCATTGGTAGATTCCTGATTGGAATCAACTGTGGCTTCGCAACGACGGCCTCGCCTACATACGTCTCCGAGATAGCACCGGTAAGAATGCGCGGCGCTTTCGGCACCGTAAACCAATTAGCTGTAGGATTCGGCATGACCTGTGGCCAGATTTTGGGTATTGATGTGATTTTGGGTAGCGACGAAGGCTGGCCGCTGTTGCTCGGATTAGCGGTCGTTCCGGCTGCCATTCAATTAATTATGCTACCGTTCGCGCCCGAATCACCAAGGTATTTGTTGCTATGCGCCCACGACGAAGAGAAAGCGAGAGTGGCCTTGACTAAAATTCGAGGCAGCAGCGATGTAGAAAACGAAATTAACGATATGCACCTTGAAGATCAAGCGGCCAGAGAAGAGCAGAAGTTCTCCGTGAAGGATTTGTTCACGACCCCAGCCCTAAGGATACCCCTCGTGATTGGTATCGTGATGCATTTATCCCAACAGTTGGGCGGAATCAACGCGGTATTGTACTATTCCTCCACGATATTTGTAAAAGCCGGTTTGTCTGAAGAAGACGCCCGGTTAGCTGTGATCGGTGTGGGCAGCATTCTTTTCGTGATGGCCCTCGTGTCGATTCCTCTGATGGACCGACTCGGCCGACGGACTCTGCAGCTGTGCGGTCTCGGCGGCATGACCGCATTCTCTATACTGATGACGATCGCGTTCTTCACGTACGAGAACAACACGACGATGAGTATATTCGCCGTGATATTCACATTCTTGTACGTCGCGTTCTTCGGTGTCGGACCTAGTTCGATCCCGTGGATGATCCTGTCGGAGTTGTTTGGTCAGGGAGCCAGGAGCGCGGCCGTCAGCGTCGGCGCTCTCGTTAACTGGTTCGCGAACTTCGTCGTGGGTCTAACGTTCATTCCTATGTCGGAAGCATTGGGGAACTACGTTTTCATACCGTACACGATCCTACTGATTATATTCTTCGTGTTCACGTATTTGAAGCTGCCCGAGACTAAGAACAGAACGATCGAGGAGGTGACGGCTCTCTTCAAGAAGTAG